The following are encoded together in the Bombus affinis isolate iyBomAffi1 chromosome 6, iyBomAffi1.2, whole genome shotgun sequence genome:
- the LOC126917522 gene encoding developmentally-regulated GTP-binding protein 2 yields MGILEKISEIEKEIARTQKNKATEYHLGLLKAKLAKYRSQLLEPPKKSEKGEGFDVLKSGDARVALIGFPSVGKSTLLSTLTHTESEAASYEFTTLTCIPGVIEYKGANIQLLDLPGIIEGAAQGKGRGRQVIAVARTADLVLMMLDATKQDVQRQLLEKELESVGIRLNKKKPNIYFKIKKGGGLAFNSTCPLTKVDEKLVQMILHEYKIFNAEVLFREDCSADELIDVINANRVYLPCLYVHNKIDQISIEEVDRIARQPNSVVVSCNMKLNLDFLLETLWEYLSLIRVYTKKPGQPPDFEDGLILRKGVTVEHVCHAIHRTLAQQFKYALVWGTSTKYSPQRVGVQHVMHDEDVIQVVKK; encoded by the exons ATGGGCATATTAGAAAAAATATCTGAGATTGAAAAAGAAATTGCTCGGACGCAAAAGAATAAAG cCACTGAATATCATTTAGGTTTATTAAAAGCAAAGCTTGCAAAGTATAGATCACAACTTTTAGAACCACCAAAGAAATCTGAAAAAGGAGAAGGGTTTGATGTATTAAAATCAGGAGATGCAAGAGTAGCTTTAATAGGTTTTCCCTCTGTAGGAAAATCTACTTTGTTAAGTACATTAACACACACAGAATCTGAGGCAGCATCTTATGAATTTACTACTTTAACTTGTATACCTGGTGTTATTGAATATAAAGGAGCTAATATTCAACTTCTTGATCTTCCTGGAATAATTGAAGGTGCTGCGCAG GGTAAAGGGAGAGGTAGACAAGTAATAGCTGTTGCAAGAACAGCAGACTTAGTTCTTATGATGCTAGATGCTACTAAACAAGATGTACAAAGACAACTCCTAGAAAAAGAATTGGAATCAGTTGGTATACGACTTAATAAGAAAAAGCCAAACATATATTTTAAGATAAAAAAGGGAGGTGGATTGGCATTCAACTCCACATGTCCATTAACAAAAGTAGATGAGAAATTAGTGCAAATGATTTTACatgaatataaaattttcaatgCAGAAGTTCTATTTCGTGAAGATTGCAGTGCAGATGAGTTAATCGATGTGATTAATGCTAACAGAGTATATTTACCATGTCTTTATGTACATAACAAAATAGATCAAATATCAATAGAAGAAGTGGATAGAATTGCCAGGCAGCCTAATAGCGTAGTAGTTAG TTGTAATATGAAATTGAATCTAGATTTCCTTCTTGAAACATTGTGGgaatatttatctttaataAGAGTTTATACAAAAAAACCTGGACAACCACCTGATTTTGAAGATGGTTTAATATTAAGAAAAGGGGTTACTGTAGAACATGTATGTCATGCAATTCATCGTACACTTGCTCAACAATTTAAATATGCTCTTGTTTGG GGTACAAGTACCAAGTATTCACCACAACGAGTAGGAGTGCAACATGTTATGCACGATGAAGACGTTATTCAAgtagttaaaaaataa
- the LOC126917519 gene encoding eukaryotic translation initiation factor 3 subunit L, with protein MYDDYSEYDAYDDYGPPDVHGDQYDRLGYRQVPEVVRNFLVFLRNCINEGMIFEIQNLYETTFPKISEQLFDKSSWPDTQTIAHIVDSDPVFLTLYKELYYRHIYARMQGPTLEQRLGSFYNYCDLFNYILRPETPVQLELPDQWLWELIDEFVYQFQSFTQYRANLSNKTPEEIENLNAHSKTWDVLCVLNVLHYLVDKSKIKSQLEVYASGGDPDSVAGVFGRHSLYKMLGYFSLVGLLRLHSLLGDYYQAIKVLENVELYKKSAYSHVPGCQISTAYYVGFAYMMMRRYADAIRTFSGILLYIQRTKQLFATRSYQNDQINKQTEQMYHLLAICLVLHPQCIDDGLQQALRDKNYHEKMYKMQYGDLVEFESCFLFACPKFLSLTPPNPDNPTEDYVREAIKHQTQVFMDEVVQQKMLPTIRSYLKLYTTLPLSKLATFMCSNTRPDESWDLDKEVSALTIHLLCFKHKMKNIVWTKGASGLDGKFQSGSELDFYIDHDMIHIADTKVAHRYGDFFIRKILKFEELNRKLHHIKI; from the exons ATGTATGACGATTATAGCGAG taTGATGCTTATGACGATTATGGACCACCAGATGTTCATGGTGACCAGTATGACAGATTAGGTTATCGTCAAGTACCAGAAGTTGTACGAAATTTCCTGGTTTTCTTACGCAATTGTATAAATGAAGGAATGATTTTTGAGATTCAAAATCTTTATGAAACAACGTTCCCGAAAATCTCAGAACAATTGTTTGATAAGTCTTCCTGGCCAGATACTCAAACAATTGCACATATAGTTGACAGTGATCCAGTATTTCTTACTCTGTATAAAGAGCTTTATTATCGTCATATCTATGCTCGAATGCAAGGACCAACATTAGAACAACGTCTTGGTTCATTTTATAATTACTGTGATctttttaactatattttacGTCCAGAGACTCCAGTTCAATTAGAGCTACCCGATCAATGGTTATGGGAGCTTATTGATGAATTTGTTTACCAATTTCAGTCTTTTACTCAATATCGTGCTAATTTATCAAATAAAACACCtgaagaaattgaaaatttaaatgcACATAGCAAAACATGGGATGTATTGTGTGTTTTGaatgttttacattatttagtAGATAAATCAAAAATCAAAAGTCAATTAGAAGTATATGCAAGTGGTGGAGATCCAGATTCTGTTGCTGGTGTATTTGGAAGACACTCTTTATATAAAATGcttggatatttttctcttgtaGGATTATTACGTTTACATTCTCTTTTGGGAGATTATTATCAAGCCATTAAAGTATTAGAAAATGTTGAACTTTATAAAAAGAGTGCATACTCACATGTTCCTGGTTGTCAAATATCAACAGCATATTATGTTGGTTTTGCTTATATGATGATGCGGAGATATGCAGATGCAATCAGAACATTTTCtggtattttattatatattcaaagaaCCAAACAGTTGTTTGCAACAAGAAGTTACCAAAATGATCAAATTAATAAGCAAACAGAGCAAATGTATCATTTATTAGCAATCTGTCTTGTTCTTCATCCACAATGTATAGATGACGGATTACAACAGGCGTtacgtgacaaaaattatcacgaaaaaatgtataaaatgcaATATGGAGATTTAGTTGAATTTGAATCATGCTTTCTATTTGCATGTCCAAAGTTTTTATCTCTTACACCACCAAACCCTGATAATCCAACTGAAGATTATGTTCGAGAAGCAATTAAGCATCAAACTCAAGTCTTTATGGATGAAGTTGTTCAACAAAAGATGTTACCAACTATTCGttcatatttaaaattatatactacttTGCCATTAAGTAAATTAGCTACATTTATGTGTAGTAATACTAGACCAGATGAGAGCTGGGATTTAGATAAAGAAGTCAGTGCATTAACTATTCATCTATTGTGTTTTAAACATAAAATGAAGAATATTGTTTGGACAAAAGGTGCATCAGGATTAGATGGAAAATTTCAATCTGGCTCAGag CTGGATTTTTATATAGATCACGATATGATTCATATTGCGGACACGAAAGTAGCTCATCGTTATGGGGACTTCTTCATTCGcaaaattctaaaatttgaaGAATTAAATCGCAAGTTACATCATATAAAAATTTAA